In Anseongella ginsenosidimutans, one genomic interval encodes:
- a CDS encoding DNA-3-methyladenine glycosylase, with translation MRLPEEFYRRDDVLQVSRDLLGKYLFTKINGKTTVGMIVETEAYRGPEDKASHAWNGRFTNRTRVMYEPGGIAYIYLCYGIHYLFNVVTATEGIPHAVLVRAVEPVEGIAEQLERRKMTQLHPRITAGPGALCMALGITRDMNGKSLQSESIWIEERGTVIESKDIIAGPRVGVAYAGEHALLPWRFSVRNNKFVSKAK, from the coding sequence ATGAGATTACCTGAAGAATTTTACCGGCGGGATGATGTACTCCAGGTAAGCCGGGACCTACTGGGTAAATATCTTTTCACAAAAATAAACGGGAAAACGACCGTGGGAATGATCGTGGAAACCGAGGCCTACCGGGGCCCTGAAGACAAAGCTTCCCATGCCTGGAACGGCCGGTTTACCAACCGGACCCGCGTCATGTATGAACCAGGAGGAATAGCGTACATCTACTTGTGCTACGGTATTCATTACCTGTTCAATGTAGTAACCGCGACGGAGGGCATTCCCCACGCCGTACTCGTCAGGGCCGTTGAACCGGTTGAAGGCATTGCCGAACAGCTTGAAAGAAGAAAAATGACCCAGCTTCATCCCCGGATTACTGCCGGCCCCGGAGCCTTGTGCATGGCCCTGGGTATTACCAGGGATATGAACGGAAAAAGCCTGCAGTCGGAGTCCATATGGATAGAAGAAAGAGGAACAGTTATTGAAAGCAAAGATATAATCGCAGGACCCAGGGTAGGGGTAGCCTATGCGGGAGAACATGCCCTTCTTCCCTGGCGGTTCAGCGTCCGGAATAATAAATTTGTAAGCAAAGCAAAATAA
- a CDS encoding MIP/aquaporin family protein: MSPYLAEVIGTAILILLGNGVVANVVLKKTNGFNSGWIVITFGWAIAVFIAVFIVSEFSGAHINPAVTIGLALAGKFAWAQVVPYILCQLLGAFAGACLVWLTYRGHYNATDDADAKKATFCTAPGIRNYGNNLFTEAVGTFILVFGVLFMATPEVGLGALDALPVALVVLGIGLSLGGPTGYAINPARDLGPRIAHALLPVKGKRDSDWGYAFVPILGPVIGAALAAGLFGLLS, translated from the coding sequence ATGTCTCCGTATCTTGCAGAAGTAATCGGCACTGCCATTCTGATCTTATTGGGAAATGGCGTAGTGGCCAACGTTGTCTTAAAGAAGACGAATGGTTTTAACAGCGGATGGATCGTGATCACCTTCGGATGGGCCATAGCGGTTTTTATCGCCGTTTTTATCGTGAGTGAATTCAGCGGGGCCCATATTAATCCGGCGGTGACCATCGGCCTGGCACTGGCAGGAAAATTCGCCTGGGCGCAGGTTGTTCCGTATATTCTTTGTCAGCTCCTGGGGGCTTTTGCCGGGGCCTGCCTGGTTTGGCTTACCTACCGGGGGCATTATAATGCCACGGATGATGCTGACGCAAAAAAGGCTACTTTTTGTACGGCGCCCGGCATCCGGAATTATGGAAACAATCTCTTCACCGAGGCCGTCGGCACCTTTATCCTGGTTTTCGGCGTACTCTTCATGGCCACGCCGGAAGTAGGGCTGGGCGCCCTGGACGCCCTGCCGGTAGCGCTGGTAGTATTAGGAATAGGGCTTTCTCTCGGAGGGCCCACAGGCTATGCAATAAACCCTGCCCGGGACCTTGGCCCGCGCATCGCTCATGCATTGCTGCCGGTTAAAGGAAAGCGCGACAGCGACTGGGGATATGCTTTTGTACCCATTCTGGGGCCGGTTATCGGTGCGGCCCTTGCCGCCGGCCTTTTTGGCCTGCTAAGCTGA
- a CDS encoding SDR family NAD(P)-dependent oxidoreductase — MEQLFTGKTAIVTGAGQGIGYEICRLLCAQGANVVLNDIDATLANEAAAAIKNEPGTCVAIPGDVSDTGFIAELTRETSRRFGKIDILVANAGITLFGDFFDYTVEKFRKVVDLNLQGTFFLTQAVAREMRSKNTEGSILLMSSVTGHRAHMQLSAYGMTKAALELMAKTLVIELSPYKITINSVAPGATLTERTSLDGDYERVWSGITPMGRPAKPEDIARATLFLVSPHARHITGQNLVVDGGWTCISPPPNLLT, encoded by the coding sequence ATGGAACAACTATTTACCGGCAAAACAGCCATCGTCACCGGCGCAGGGCAGGGAATAGGCTACGAGATATGCCGCCTTCTTTGCGCGCAGGGAGCCAACGTGGTTTTAAACGATATCGACGCCACGCTGGCCAATGAGGCGGCCGCGGCCATCAAAAATGAACCGGGAACCTGCGTCGCTATTCCAGGCGATGTTTCAGACACCGGCTTCATTGCGGAGCTGACCAGGGAAACTTCCCGCAGGTTTGGAAAAATAGACATCCTGGTAGCCAATGCAGGCATTACGCTCTTTGGTGATTTTTTTGATTATACGGTGGAGAAGTTCCGGAAAGTTGTTGATCTGAATCTGCAGGGCACTTTTTTCCTTACCCAGGCGGTTGCCAGGGAAATGCGTAGTAAAAATACCGAAGGAAGTATTTTACTCATGTCATCTGTTACCGGGCACCGCGCCCATATGCAGCTCAGCGCTTATGGCATGACCAAAGCTGCGCTGGAACTCATGGCTAAAACGCTGGTAATTGAGCTTTCCCCCTATAAGATAACGATCAATTCCGTTGCTCCCGGAGCCACCCTCACCGAACGTACGTCTTTGGACGGCGATTATGAGCGTGTCTGGTCAGGCATTACTCCTATGGGCCGGCCCGCTAAGCCGGAAGATATCGCCAGAGCCACATTATTCCTTGTTTCCCCGCACGCGCGGCATATTACCGGGCAGAACCTGGTCGTGGACGGCGGCTGGACCTGTATCAGTCCGCCGCCGAATTTGCTGACCTGA
- a CDS encoding alpha/beta hydrolase gives MKIYLLPGMGADQRLFSRLNAGKHELCPVSWLKPGRQDTLATYARKLLPQISDAANSALLGVSMGGMIAIELAKLTPFKKIILISSAKTFHELPPYLRKVGNAGWYKKITARRLIRLRQLAAPLMNRLGGGYRVSGQMIKDTDPEFLDWCMKAVLTWNNETIPANLIHIHGTADLLLPARYISGYIPVKRGSHLIIYQQANKINELLHGLPEES, from the coding sequence ATGAAAATTTACCTTCTGCCTGGAATGGGGGCCGATCAACGGCTTTTTTCCAGGCTGAACGCAGGAAAGCATGAACTATGTCCTGTCAGCTGGTTAAAGCCCGGCAGGCAGGATACTTTGGCCACTTACGCACGGAAACTGCTGCCACAGATCAGCGATGCAGCAAACTCGGCGCTTCTCGGCGTTTCAATGGGAGGTATGATTGCCATTGAACTGGCAAAGCTTACTCCCTTTAAGAAGATAATTCTTATTTCCAGCGCGAAAACATTCCATGAGCTTCCTCCTTACCTCCGGAAAGTAGGAAATGCAGGCTGGTATAAAAAAATAACAGCCCGGAGGCTGATCCGGTTAAGGCAGCTGGCCGCCCCGCTGATGAACCGCCTGGGCGGCGGCTACCGCGTATCCGGGCAAATGATAAAGGATACTGACCCCGAATTCCTCGACTGGTGCATGAAAGCGGTCCTAACATGGAATAACGAGACCATTCCGGCAAACCTGATCCATATTCACGGCACCGCCGACCTGCTTTTGCCGGCGCGTTATATTTCCGGGTATATTCCGGTGAAGAGGGGATCACACCTGATCATTTATCAGCAAGCGAATAAAATAAACGAATTGCTGCATGGCTTACCTGAAGAATCATGA
- a CDS encoding GAF domain-containing protein, with product MTTKEDRYKELLPRIKALTEKEPDPVANMANISAVLKEAFNFLWVGFYLVKDDQLVLGPFQGPVACTRIDKGKGVCGTAWAKKEIIIVEDVDQFEGHIACNNLSRSEIVVPVMKNGTFMGVLDVDSDKKDDFNDTDAAYLLRITDLLPL from the coding sequence ATGACAACGAAAGAAGACCGGTATAAAGAACTGCTGCCCCGGATAAAAGCCCTGACGGAAAAAGAACCGGATCCGGTGGCGAACATGGCGAATATCTCGGCAGTGTTAAAGGAAGCATTCAACTTCCTGTGGGTAGGATTTTACCTGGTAAAGGATGATCAGCTGGTTTTGGGGCCCTTCCAGGGGCCGGTTGCCTGTACGCGCATTGATAAAGGAAAGGGCGTTTGCGGAACTGCCTGGGCAAAGAAGGAGATCATCATCGTGGAAGACGTAGACCAGTTTGAAGGGCATATTGCCTGCAATAACCTGTCCAGGTCCGAAATTGTGGTTCCTGTTATGAAAAACGGGACGTTTATGGGCGTACTGGACGTAGACAGTGATAAAAAGGATGACTTTAACGATACGGATGCGGCTTACCTCTTGAGAATTACCGATCTGCTGCCGCTTTGA
- a CDS encoding IlvD/Edd family dehydratase, with protein sequence MSQKLRSQQWFGKKGKDGFIYRAWMKNQGVPDHEFAGKPVIGICNTWSELTPCNAHFRELAQSVKNGIYEAGGFPVEFPVMSLGETLMKPTAMLYRNLASMDVEESIRANPLDGVVLLCGCDKTTPSLVMGACSVDIPSIVVSGGPMLTGKYEGKDIGTSDIWRFSEANRMGTMSDEALSLSEACMCRSRGHCAVMGTASTMACMVESLGLTLPTNAAIPAADSRRKVLAHLSGMRIVDMVKEDLKPSDILTREAFENAIKVNAAIGGSTNFVLHLLAIAGRIGIDLNLDDIDRLSADIPLLANLQPSGQYFMEDFYYAGGVPVITQMLGEQLQNCITANGKGIRENAKEACCYNEQVISSLDKPFKPQSGIAVLKGNLCENGAIIKPSAASASLMQHTGKAVVFEDIEDYKARIDDPDLDVDEDSILVLKNVGPVGYPGMPEVGNMGLPKKMLEKGLVDMVRISDGRMSGTGFGTVILHVSPEAAAGGVLGLVRQGDIIELDVPGRSLQLKVSEEELQRRRSEQKPNHPEFDRGYVRLYQQYVEQAHLGADMAFLRGKSGSKVSRDSH encoded by the coding sequence ATGTCTCAGAAACTCCGGAGCCAGCAATGGTTTGGAAAAAAAGGAAAAGACGGGTTTATCTACCGGGCCTGGATGAAAAACCAGGGCGTGCCCGATCATGAATTTGCCGGAAAACCGGTGATTGGAATTTGTAATACCTGGTCGGAACTTACCCCCTGCAATGCGCATTTCAGGGAACTGGCGCAGTCGGTCAAGAACGGGATCTATGAAGCCGGCGGCTTCCCCGTGGAATTCCCGGTAATGTCTTTGGGGGAAACCCTAATGAAACCCACCGCCATGCTGTACCGCAACCTGGCTAGTATGGATGTGGAAGAGTCCATCCGCGCCAATCCCCTGGACGGCGTGGTACTCCTCTGCGGTTGCGATAAAACCACCCCTTCCCTGGTCATGGGCGCCTGCAGTGTGGACATTCCTTCTATCGTCGTATCCGGCGGGCCCATGCTTACCGGTAAATACGAAGGTAAGGACATTGGGACCAGCGATATCTGGCGTTTCAGCGAGGCAAACCGCATGGGTACTATGTCCGATGAGGCACTTTCCCTGTCTGAGGCCTGCATGTGCCGGAGCCGCGGGCATTGCGCCGTTATGGGAACTGCCTCCACGATGGCCTGTATGGTAGAATCCCTGGGCCTTACGCTGCCCACAAATGCGGCTATTCCCGCCGCCGACTCCCGCCGGAAAGTGCTGGCGCATCTGTCAGGAATGCGGATCGTGGATATGGTAAAGGAAGACCTGAAACCGTCCGACATCCTTACCCGTGAAGCTTTTGAAAATGCGATCAAAGTAAATGCGGCAATAGGCGGTTCTACCAATTTTGTGCTGCATTTGCTGGCCATCGCGGGACGGATAGGTATTGATCTTAACCTGGATGATATTGACCGCTTGTCGGCAGACATTCCGCTGCTAGCCAATCTTCAGCCATCTGGCCAGTATTTTATGGAAGACTTTTATTATGCAGGCGGTGTTCCGGTGATCACGCAGATGCTCGGAGAACAACTTCAGAATTGCATAACGGCCAATGGAAAGGGCATCCGTGAAAATGCGAAGGAAGCTTGTTGTTATAATGAACAAGTGATCTCCTCCCTGGACAAGCCGTTCAAGCCGCAATCAGGAATAGCCGTATTAAAAGGTAATCTTTGCGAGAACGGGGCTATCATAAAGCCAAGCGCTGCCAGCGCGTCCCTGATGCAGCACACCGGGAAAGCAGTAGTATTCGAAGATATCGAAGATTATAAAGCCCGTATTGACGACCCTGACCTGGATGTTGATGAAGACAGTATCCTGGTGCTGAAAAACGTTGGCCCTGTAGGATACCCTGGTATGCCGGAAGTAGGTAATATGGGCTTACCGAAAAAAATGCTGGAAAAAGGGCTGGTAGATATGGTCCGCATTTCAGACGGAAGAATGAGCGGAACCGGCTTCGGAACCGTAATACTTCATGTTTCACCTGAAGCAGCCGCCGGTGGCGTGCTGGGCCTTGTACGGCAGGGAGATATCATAGAACTGGACGTTCCCGGAAGAAGCCTCCAGCTCAAGGTGAGCGAAGAGGAACTGCAGCGTCGGCGCAGCGAGCAAAAACCGAATCACCCGGAATTTGACCGGGGTTATGTGAGATTGTATCAGCAATACGTGGAGCAGGCGCATTTAGGAGCTGACATGGCCTTCCTCAGGGGAAAATCAGGCAGCAAGGTAAGCAGGGATTCGCATTAG